A stretch of Janibacter endophyticus DNA encodes these proteins:
- a CDS encoding sunset domain-containing protein, with translation MKVTALGILAVGTLCLLVPAAVVALVLYLTRREKAKQPAPDAGLDPFGQPWGGEHADPATSRPEDRQTELPREYGATGGFRRVADQSASVGAPSTDDAPDAPRYGYIDADPVAGETVADAPDRPETELEPEPLSPEPSTEAPEDPFVLHAPSDDVEQTIRISRSSGEAEPTAPSWAATIPGEDVPAEEHTYWDDEEEEQARRAESLIDEGEAIVDGGYGWGSAAPFADGSMPPGHPVKGHRAWMQYHEPGSPWYDETTVDVWFTDAAAAERAGFHRA, from the coding sequence GTGAAAGTCACAGCGCTCGGCATCCTGGCCGTCGGTACCCTCTGCCTGCTGGTTCCGGCGGCTGTCGTCGCCCTCGTCCTCTACCTCACGAGACGCGAGAAGGCGAAGCAGCCGGCGCCGGACGCAGGTCTCGACCCCTTCGGGCAGCCGTGGGGCGGCGAGCATGCCGACCCCGCGACCTCCCGCCCCGAGGACCGGCAGACCGAGCTCCCGAGGGAGTACGGAGCGACCGGTGGCTTCCGCCGGGTGGCCGACCAGTCGGCCTCGGTCGGCGCGCCGAGCACCGACGACGCCCCTGACGCTCCGCGCTACGGGTATATCGACGCCGATCCGGTGGCCGGCGAGACGGTCGCCGACGCGCCTGACCGTCCAGAGACGGAGCTGGAGCCGGAGCCACTGAGTCCCGAGCCGTCGACGGAGGCGCCGGAGGACCCCTTCGTCCTCCATGCCCCGAGCGACGACGTCGAGCAGACGATCCGGATCTCCCGGAGCAGCGGCGAGGCCGAGCCGACCGCGCCGTCTTGGGCCGCCACGATCCCCGGCGAGGACGTCCCGGCCGAGGAGCACACCTACTGGGACGACGAGGAGGAGGAGCAGGCCCGTCGGGCCGAGTCCCTCATCGACGAGGGTGAGGCGATCGTCGATGGTGGCTACGGGTGGGGCTCGGCCGCTCCCTTCGCCGACGGCTCGATGCCGCCCGGCCACCCGGTCAAGGGTCACCGCGCCTGGATGCAGTACCACGAGCCCGGCAGCCCCTGGTACGACGAGACGACCGTCGACGTGTGGTTCACCGATGCCGCGGCGGCCGAGCGGGCGGGCTTCCACCGCGCCTGA